A genomic window from Microbaculum marinisediminis includes:
- the cls gene encoding cardiolipin synthase has protein sequence MIAQSTVAFLAQSLTYTAILHMTLVAVIAVRVIMKRPATGVALAWLFLVFAVPFGGAAIYLLIGERRTGGRRAAELGHLRADMHRLSERLVRDGRAAVDWSRHDPKAAGIHRLGQSIAGASAIAGSQLTLHSKPNEILHAIAADIDAAETSVLMEFYIWNQGGDADLVLEALKRAVARGVTCRVLVDALGGRPWWKGRQPAAMKAAGIEVLPALPVGPWRAIFGRTDLRLHRKIVVIDGKVGWTGSMNLVDPRFFKQDAGVGEWIDAMVRVEGRAVTLLAAVVVGDWAMEVADSIDDLIRDSKLDLAAPKGDTDIQVIASGPGETDDGLLLMLLALINAARKELILTTPYFVPDEALLRALRGAAGRGVKVVLVLPEKIDSFLSRHASRTYFDELFGMGVEIRFYRDGLLHTKSITVDGEIAMFGTVNLDMRSLWLNFEVSLFVYGSEFTERLRRLQHQYIADSDPLDADAWAVRPFRERFIDNTFRLVSPLL, from the coding sequence ATGATCGCCCAGTCGACCGTCGCCTTCCTCGCCCAGTCGCTGACCTACACGGCCATCCTGCACATGACGCTGGTGGCGGTGATCGCCGTGCGCGTGATCATGAAGCGGCCGGCGACCGGCGTCGCGCTCGCCTGGCTCTTCCTGGTGTTCGCCGTGCCGTTCGGCGGCGCGGCGATCTATCTTTTGATCGGGGAGCGGCGCACGGGCGGGCGGCGCGCGGCCGAGCTTGGCCACCTGCGCGCCGACATGCATCGCCTGAGCGAGCGGCTGGTGCGCGACGGCAGGGCCGCGGTCGACTGGTCCCGCCACGACCCGAAGGCCGCCGGTATCCATCGGCTCGGGCAGTCGATCGCCGGGGCTTCGGCGATCGCCGGTTCGCAGCTGACGCTGCATTCCAAGCCGAACGAGATTTTGCATGCGATCGCCGCCGACATCGACGCGGCGGAGACGAGCGTGCTGATGGAGTTCTACATCTGGAACCAGGGCGGGGACGCCGATCTCGTTCTGGAGGCGCTGAAGCGGGCGGTGGCGCGCGGCGTGACCTGCCGCGTCCTGGTCGACGCGCTGGGCGGGCGGCCGTGGTGGAAGGGGCGTCAGCCGGCGGCGATGAAGGCGGCCGGCATCGAAGTGCTGCCGGCGCTGCCCGTCGGTCCCTGGCGGGCGATCTTCGGGCGCACCGATCTCAGGCTGCATCGCAAGATCGTCGTCATCGACGGCAAGGTCGGCTGGACCGGCAGCATGAACCTCGTCGATCCGCGCTTTTTCAAGCAGGACGCGGGCGTCGGCGAGTGGATCGACGCGATGGTGCGGGTCGAGGGCCGGGCGGTGACGCTGCTGGCAGCCGTCGTGGTCGGCGACTGGGCGATGGAGGTTGCGGACTCCATCGACGACCTGATCCGCGACTCCAAGCTGGATCTCGCCGCGCCGAAGGGCGACACCGACATCCAGGTGATCGCCTCGGGCCCCGGCGAGACCGACGACGGATTGCTTCTGATGCTGCTCGCGCTGATCAACGCGGCGCGCAAGGAACTGATCCTGACGACGCCCTATTTCGTGCCCGACGAGGCGCTTCTGCGCGCGCTGCGCGGGGCGGCCGGGCGTGGGGTGAAGGTCGTCCTCGTGCTGCCGGAGAAGATCGACTCGTTCCTGTCGCGCCACGCCAGCCGCACCTATTTCGACGAGCTGTTCGGCATGGGCGTGGAGATCCGCTTCTACCGGGACGGCCTGCTGCACACCAAGTCGATCACGGTCGACGGCGAGATCGCGATGTTCGGCACCGTCAATCTCGACATGCGCAGCCTGTGGCTGAACTTCGAGGTGTCGCTGTTCGTCTACGGCAGCGAGTTCACCGAGCGGCTGCGCCGTCTGCAGCATCAGTACATTGCCGATTCCGATCCGCTGGACGCCGATGCCTGGGCCGTGCGCCCGTTCCGCGAGCGCTTCATCGACAACACGTTCCGGCTGGTCAGCCCGCTGCTGTAA
- a CDS encoding DUF423 domain-containing protein, whose product MTERVGVNRAALLGAGILGFAGVTAAAASSHVGSDPRMLDAVATICLAHAPALLALALLAPRHVVLRVAALLLFAGAALFSADVGLRALGYGRLFFMAAPAGGVVMLAGWLAVALSAVTMRRPADGTSG is encoded by the coding sequence ATGACGGAACGGGTAGGCGTGAACCGGGCGGCATTGCTGGGTGCTGGCATTTTAGGCTTTGCCGGTGTCACGGCGGCCGCGGCGAGCTCGCATGTGGGCAGCGACCCGCGGATGCTGGATGCGGTCGCGACGATCTGCCTGGCCCATGCGCCGGCGTTGCTGGCGCTCGCGCTGCTTGCCCCGCGCCACGTCGTGCTGCGCGTGGCCGCGTTGCTGCTGTTTGCCGGCGCGGCGCTGTTTTCCGCCGATGTCGGCCTGCGCGCGCTCGGCTACGGGCGGCTCTTCTTCATGGCGGCGCCGGCCGGCGGGGTCGTCATGCTGGCCGGCTGGCTGGCCGTGGCCCTGTCCGCCGTCACGATGCGGCGGCCGGCGGATGGCACGTCCGGCTAG
- a CDS encoding dienelactone hydrolase family protein, translating into MSEDWTTPANTSPITQAMIAAYDEYTHLTVDRRGFMEKLTKLAGSSAAAAAIAPMLAANSAKAAIIAADDARLTTQTVTFETAAGQASGYLAMPADKTGPLPGIVVVHENRGQNEHIRDVARRAALAGFVALAPDFLSTSGGTPSDEDQARSMISGLTGTTAVDIGLGAIRYLAGSSETNGKVGAVGFCWGGAIVNQLAVNAPDLAAAVAYYGQVPDAADVPRIKARLLLHYAGLDDRINAGIPDFKAALDAAGVAYAMYTYEGVNHAFNNDTSAARYDEAAATLSWQRTIDFFKETLG; encoded by the coding sequence ATGAGCGAAGACTGGACGACGCCCGCGAACACATCGCCGATCACCCAGGCGATGATCGCGGCCTATGACGAATACACCCACCTGACGGTCGACCGGCGCGGCTTCATGGAGAAGCTGACGAAACTCGCCGGCTCGTCGGCTGCTGCGGCGGCGATCGCGCCGATGCTGGCGGCGAATTCGGCGAAGGCGGCGATCATCGCGGCCGACGATGCGCGGCTGACCACGCAGACCGTCACGTTCGAGACCGCTGCCGGGCAGGCAAGCGGCTATCTGGCGATGCCGGCGGACAAGACAGGGCCGCTGCCGGGCATCGTCGTGGTGCACGAGAACCGGGGCCAGAACGAGCACATCCGCGACGTGGCGCGCCGCGCCGCGCTGGCCGGCTTCGTGGCGCTGGCGCCCGATTTCCTGTCGACCAGCGGCGGCACGCCGTCCGACGAGGACCAGGCGCGGTCGATGATATCCGGCCTGACCGGGACGACGGCGGTCGACATCGGGCTCGGCGCGATCCGCTACCTCGCCGGCAGTTCCGAAACCAACGGCAAGGTCGGCGCGGTGGGCTTCTGCTGGGGCGGCGCCATCGTCAACCAGCTCGCGGTCAATGCGCCGGACCTGGCCGCCGCCGTCGCCTATTACGGGCAGGTGCCCGACGCTGCCGACGTGCCGCGGATCAAGGCGCGGCTGCTCCTGCACTATGCCGGGCTGGACGACCGCATCAACGCCGGAATCCCGGACTTCAAAGCCGCGCTGGACGCGGCCGGCGTCGCCTACGCGATGTACACCTACGAGGGCGTCAACCACGCCTTCAACAACGATACGTCGGCGGCGCGCTACGATGAGGCGGCGGCCACGCTCTCCTGGCAGCGCACCATCGATTTCTTCAAGGAGACGCTCGGCTAG
- a CDS encoding LysE family translocator: MPLDIWLLFVPACFAINIYPGPNNMVALGNAARFGFGHAFVAALGRLPAFALMIALVAVGLGVVLSASETFFTALKWIGAAYLVWLGVKMVRAPVDIAALANAAAREPVGRLAGREFLVAATNPKAIVTFTAFFPQFLTPGGDYITQIALMGAAFIAFEAISIGVYAFAGGHVGRLAGTAARMRWVNRISGTALIGAGVLLALARRPETA, encoded by the coding sequence ATGCCGCTCGATATCTGGCTGCTATTCGTGCCCGCCTGCTTCGCGATCAACATCTATCCCGGTCCCAACAACATGGTGGCGCTGGGCAACGCCGCGCGCTTCGGCTTCGGCCACGCCTTCGTCGCCGCGCTGGGGCGGTTGCCGGCCTTCGCGCTGATGATCGCGCTGGTGGCTGTGGGCCTCGGCGTGGTGCTGTCGGCCTCGGAAACCTTCTTCACCGCGCTGAAATGGATCGGCGCCGCCTATCTCGTCTGGCTCGGCGTCAAGATGGTGCGCGCGCCCGTCGACATCGCCGCACTGGCCAATGCGGCCGCGCGCGAACCGGTCGGGCGGCTGGCCGGCCGCGAGTTCCTGGTGGCGGCGACGAACCCGAAGGCGATCGTCACCTTCACCGCCTTCTTCCCGCAGTTCCTGACGCCGGGCGGCGACTACATCACCCAGATCGCGCTGATGGGCGCGGCCTTCATCGCCTTCGAGGCGATCTCGATCGGGGTCTACGCCTTCGCCGGCGGCCATGTCGGCCGGCTGGCCGGCACGGCGGCGCGGATGCGCTGGGTGAACCGTATTTCCGGCACGGCGCTGATCGGCGCGGGCGTCTTGCTGGCGCTCGCGCGGCGGCCGGAGACGGCGTGA
- a CDS encoding DNA-3-methyladenine glycosylase I, translated as MENAVAAGLIRREDGVVSCWWPGADPLYVDYHDREWGRPVADDRLLFEKLCLEGFQSGLSWITILRKRENFRKAFAEFDIETVAGFGEKDVARLLGDAGIVRHRGKIESVINNARRALDLKAEAGSIAGFVWRFEPAPQDRPETCDHAALSKMAKTAESTALSKELKRRGWSFVGPTTVYSFMQAMGLVNDHLEGCHCRERVEEARQRFARPA; from the coding sequence ATGGAAAACGCTGTTGCAGCCGGCCTGATCCGGCGCGAGGATGGGGTGGTGTCGTGCTGGTGGCCCGGCGCCGATCCGCTTTATGTCGACTACCACGACCGCGAATGGGGCCGGCCCGTCGCCGACGACCGTCTGCTGTTCGAGAAGCTGTGCCTGGAGGGCTTCCAGTCGGGGCTTTCGTGGATCACGATCCTGCGCAAGCGCGAGAATTTCCGCAAAGCCTTCGCGGAGTTCGATATCGAGACGGTCGCCGGCTTCGGCGAGAAAGACGTGGCGCGGCTGCTCGGCGACGCCGGCATCGTGCGCCATCGCGGCAAGATCGAATCCGTCATCAACAACGCCCGGCGGGCGCTGGACCTGAAGGCGGAGGCGGGCTCCATCGCCGGCTTCGTCTGGCGCTTCGAGCCGGCGCCGCAGGACCGGCCGGAGACATGCGACCACGCAGCCCTGTCGAAGATGGCGAAGACGGCGGAATCGACCGCCCTGTCGAAAGAGCTGAAGCGGCGCGGCTGGAGCTTCGTCGGGCCGACGACGGTCTACTCGTTCATGCAGGCGATGGGCCTGGTCAACGATCATCTCGAGGGCTGTCATTGCCGCGAGCGGGTCGAAGAGGCACGGCAGCGGTTCGCGCGGCCGGCGTGA
- a CDS encoding B3/B4 domain-containing protein, protein MRLDISDIAADFPDFRVAAVVATDLVIPASRPSALDALIGEREAAVRARWAGHALSEIPGVAAWRKAYRAFGIKKTSYRSAVERLVKNALADRPLPPINPFVDCYNVVSLTHVFPLGADDLDKVAGDIAFRYSREGDSFLDMGAGDAGGAAGETNDPPKPGEVVYADAGKVLCRRWNWRQDQRSLVSPATSRAVVTVQANGWGDPDAAVADLTDLLGRFCSAKTAVTVASAADPAVELAMP, encoded by the coding sequence ATGCGCCTCGACATCTCGGATATCGCCGCCGACTTCCCCGATTTCCGTGTCGCCGCCGTGGTGGCGACGGATCTCGTCATTCCCGCTAGTCGGCCTTCGGCGCTGGACGCGCTGATCGGCGAGCGGGAGGCGGCAGTGCGCGCCCGGTGGGCGGGGCACGCGCTGTCCGAGATTCCCGGCGTCGCCGCATGGCGCAAGGCGTATCGTGCCTTCGGCATCAAGAAGACCAGCTATCGCTCCGCCGTCGAGCGCCTCGTCAAGAACGCGCTGGCGGACCGGCCGTTGCCGCCGATCAATCCCTTCGTCGACTGCTACAACGTGGTGTCGCTGACCCACGTCTTCCCGCTCGGTGCCGACGATCTCGACAAGGTCGCCGGCGATATCGCGTTCCGCTATTCGCGCGAAGGCGACAGCTTCCTCGATATGGGCGCCGGAGACGCCGGGGGCGCGGCGGGCGAGACGAACGATCCGCCGAAACCGGGCGAAGTGGTCTACGCCGATGCGGGCAAGGTGCTGTGCCGGCGCTGGAACTGGCGGCAGGACCAGCGGTCGCTGGTTTCGCCCGCGACGAGCCGCGCCGTCGTCACCGTGCAGGCCAACGGCTGGGGCGATCCCGACGCGGCGGTCGCCGATCTCACCGACCTGCTGGGCCGTTTCTGCTCGGCCAAGACGGCCGTGACGGTCGCGTCGGCGGCCGATCCCGCTGTCGAACTCGCCATGCCCTGA
- a CDS encoding enoyl-CoA hydratase/isomerase family protein: MPHDAVSVERRDRVAIVRLDRKGRANALSFAIMDALAEAARGFETDTDLAAVILTGADDVFSAGMDLRDPAFARLDDMALAELRALAGLGPRMARAWAGIEAPTVAAIEGPCLGGGLALAAMCDFRVAGPDARFGAPEVAVGVNMGWHSVPRLTALVGAQATRRLLLIGEEWTAEDALRLGFADRIADEGAALDAALAMAATLAARPATATRMVKRQIDAAAHGLDLMASATDMDQHALTWLSEDFRAALKRFGKRGG; the protein is encoded by the coding sequence ATGCCGCATGACGCCGTTTCCGTCGAACGCCGCGACCGGGTCGCCATCGTCCGCCTCGACCGGAAGGGCCGTGCCAACGCGCTGTCCTTTGCCATCATGGACGCGCTGGCCGAGGCGGCGCGCGGCTTCGAGACCGACACAGACCTCGCCGCGGTGATCCTGACCGGGGCGGACGACGTCTTCTCCGCCGGCATGGACCTGCGCGACCCGGCCTTCGCCCGCCTCGACGACATGGCGCTTGCCGAATTGCGCGCGCTTGCGGGGCTCGGGCCGCGCATGGCGCGGGCCTGGGCCGGGATAGAGGCGCCGACCGTCGCGGCGATCGAGGGGCCGTGCCTGGGCGGCGGCCTGGCGCTGGCCGCGATGTGCGATTTCCGCGTGGCGGGACCGGACGCCCGGTTCGGCGCGCCGGAGGTCGCCGTCGGCGTCAACATGGGCTGGCATTCGGTGCCGCGTCTGACCGCGCTCGTCGGGGCGCAGGCGACGCGGCGGCTGCTGCTGATCGGCGAGGAATGGACTGCCGAGGATGCGCTGCGCCTCGGTTTCGCCGACCGAATTGCCGACGAAGGGGCGGCGCTCGACGCGGCGCTGGCAATGGCCGCGACGCTGGCTGCCCGTCCGGCAACGGCGACGCGGATGGTCAAGCGCCAGATCGATGCCGCCGCCCACGGCCTCGACCTCATGGCGAGTGCCACCGACATGGACCAGCACGCGCTGACCTGGCTGTCGGAGGATTTCCGCGCGGCGCTGAAGCGGTTCGGCAAGCGGGGAGGGTGA
- the tsaA gene encoding tRNA (N6-threonylcarbamoyladenosine(37)-N6)-methyltransferase TrmO, which translates to MPELTYIGRIRTPWTRAEDCPRNAMETDVVCRVEIDAPYRAGLKSLETCTHAILLYWLDRAPRDVVALTPPSDTITHGVFALRAPGRPNPIGLAVVDIVAVGEDGLTVRHVDCFDGTPLLDIKPYFASVDSKPDAKVGWHEKRAKPLPPQGERPKES; encoded by the coding sequence ATGCCCGAGCTCACCTATATCGGCCGGATACGCACGCCCTGGACGCGCGCCGAGGATTGCCCGCGCAACGCCATGGAAACCGACGTGGTCTGCCGCGTGGAGATCGATGCGCCCTATCGGGCCGGCCTCAAGTCGCTCGAGACCTGCACCCACGCGATCCTGCTCTATTGGCTCGACCGCGCCCCGCGCGACGTGGTGGCCCTCACGCCGCCGAGCGACACCATCACCCATGGCGTCTTCGCCCTGCGCGCGCCCGGCCGTCCGAACCCGATCGGCCTGGCCGTCGTCGATATCGTCGCGGTCGGCGAAGACGGCCTGACGGTGCGCCATGTCGACTGCTTCGACGGCACGCCGCTGCTCGACATCAAGCCCTATTTCGCTTCTGTCGATTCAAAGCCCGACGCGAAGGTCGGCTGGCACGAGAAACGCGCAAAGCCGCTGCCGCCGCAGGGCGAGCGGCCAAAAGAAAGCTGA
- a CDS encoding ArsR/SmtB family transcription factor produces MLPISADNMLTALRAAGEPTRLRILALLAEGERSVKDLTDILGQSQPRISRHLKLLVEAGLVRRYAEGAWAFFRLADSGPAAELSRDLVDRLNRNDPVMMRDRTRLEAVRRARLAEATAYFRQHAAHWDQIRSLHANEQEIEAGVLRLVGDAPLDLVVDLGTGTGRMLELLAPHIESGIGIDVSHDMLSYARSRLEREGLRNCQVRQGDIYSPPIEDGSADLVIIHQVLHYLDDPDRAIEEAAYLLKPGGRLLIIDFAPHGLEFLRADQAHRRLGFSREQIAEWMKAAGIELASHIDFPPDDVDIAEVGRLTVSIWLGKDTDSRVRRGISEEAA; encoded by the coding sequence ATGCTGCCGATCTCGGCCGACAACATGCTGACCGCTTTGCGCGCCGCCGGTGAACCGACCCGGCTGCGCATCCTCGCGCTGTTGGCGGAGGGCGAGCGCAGCGTGAAGGATCTGACCGATATCCTCGGCCAGAGCCAGCCGCGCATCAGCCGGCATCTGAAGCTCCTGGTCGAAGCCGGTCTTGTGCGGCGCTACGCGGAGGGGGCGTGGGCCTTCTTCCGGCTCGCCGATTCCGGCCCGGCGGCCGAGCTGTCGCGCGACCTTGTCGACCGGCTGAACCGGAACGATCCGGTGATGATGCGCGACCGGACGCGGCTCGAGGCCGTGCGCCGCGCGCGCCTCGCGGAGGCGACGGCCTATTTTCGGCAACACGCCGCTCATTGGGACCAGATCCGCTCGCTGCACGCCAACGAGCAGGAGATCGAGGCGGGCGTGCTCAGGCTTGTCGGCGACGCGCCGCTCGACCTCGTGGTCGATCTGGGCACCGGTACCGGCCGCATGCTGGAGCTGCTGGCGCCGCATATCGAGAGCGGCATTGGCATCGACGTCTCGCACGACATGCTGTCCTACGCGCGCTCGCGGCTCGAACGCGAGGGCCTGCGCAACTGCCAGGTGCGCCAGGGCGATATCTACAGCCCGCCGATCGAGGACGGTTCGGCCGATCTCGTGATCATCCACCAGGTGCTGCACTATCTCGACGACCCCGACCGGGCCATCGAGGAGGCGGCCTATCTGCTGAAGCCCGGCGGCCGGCTGCTGATCATAGATTTTGCCCCGCACGGGCTTGAGTTTCTGCGCGCCGATCAGGCGCACCGCCGCCTCGGATTCTCGCGCGAGCAGATCGCCGAGTGGATGAAGGCGGCGGGCATCGAGCTTGCCAGTCACATCGATTTCCCACCGGACGACGTCGACATCGCCGAGGTCGGCCGGCTCACGGTCTCGATATGGCTCGGCAAGGATACCGACAGCCGCGTCCGCCGCGGCATTTCCGAGGAGGCGGCCTGA
- the metF gene encoding methylenetetrahydrofolate reductase [NAD(P)H], which yields MAVSLPPARQVSPDLSVSFEFFPPKTAEMEASLWSAFQRLVPLEPKFVSVTYGAGGSTRDRTHQIVGRIRRESNVEPAAHLTCVGASRASLEEVIHAYQTIDVRHIVALRGDPVDGVGGTYAPHPQGFQTTADLVAAIRRAGDFEVSVAAYPEKHPESRDFDADIDVLKAKVDAGATRAITQFFFDNAHFYRYRDRLQKRGVEIPVIPGILPVTKFAQAARFAGQCGAEIPDWFAAHFDGLDEDPDTRRLVAASVVADQVLDLTANGVTDFHFYTLNRAELVYATCHMLGVRPATKEAA from the coding sequence ATGGCTGTGTCGTTACCCCCAGCGCGACAGGTTTCACCGGACCTGTCGGTGTCCTTCGAATTCTTCCCGCCGAAGACGGCGGAGATGGAAGCGTCGCTATGGAGCGCGTTCCAGCGGCTGGTGCCGCTCGAGCCGAAATTCGTGTCGGTGACCTACGGCGCCGGCGGCTCCACGCGCGACCGCACGCATCAGATCGTTGGCCGCATCCGCCGCGAGTCCAACGTCGAGCCGGCTGCGCACCTGACCTGCGTCGGCGCGAGCCGGGCTTCGCTCGAGGAGGTGATCCACGCCTACCAGACGATCGACGTGCGCCACATCGTGGCCCTGCGCGGCGATCCGGTCGACGGCGTTGGCGGCACTTACGCGCCGCATCCCCAGGGGTTTCAGACGACGGCCGACCTGGTCGCGGCGATCAGGCGGGCGGGCGACTTCGAGGTGTCCGTCGCCGCCTATCCGGAGAAGCATCCGGAATCGCGCGACTTCGATGCCGATATCGACGTGCTGAAGGCCAAGGTCGATGCCGGCGCGACCCGGGCGATCACCCAGTTCTTCTTCGATAACGCGCATTTCTACCGCTATCGCGACCGGCTCCAGAAGCGCGGCGTCGAAATCCCGGTGATCCCCGGCATCCTGCCGGTCACCAAGTTCGCCCAGGCGGCGCGTTTCGCCGGACAGTGCGGCGCGGAGATCCCGGACTGGTTCGCGGCCCACTTCGACGGGCTCGACGAGGATCCCGACACGCGCCGGCTGGTCGCCGCCTCAGTCGTCGCCGATCAGGTGCTCGACCTCACCGCCAACGGGGTCACCGATTTTCATTTCTACACGCTCAACCGCGCCGAGCTCGTCTACGCGACCTGCCACATGCTCGGCGTGCGTCCCGCGACAAAAGAGGCGGCCTGA